From a single Anaerolineales bacterium genomic region:
- a CDS encoding carbohydrate ABC transporter permease, protein MLNNYKFNTTLMRILVYVVLVILVIITIIPLWLLLVNATRSTTEIQQGLSILPSTHLIDNYQILLSKGLNVSRGFSNSLFVALASTVVTVYFSLLTAYGIVVYEFKGKRFFSNFIVVLVMIPMQLTIIGFFQYMSRLGLTDNYASLILPLIANAGGVFFGKQYLESMVIQDLIDAARIDGASELKIFHSIMFPLAMPGAATMGIFAFVASWNNFFNAFILITSLDKYTLPMLVKTLRGDVYRTEYGAIYLGLALTVVPVIILYALFSRYIISGIAMGAVKE, encoded by the coding sequence ATGCTTAATAACTATAAATTCAACACAACCTTAATGCGCATCCTTGTGTACGTTGTGCTGGTTATTCTGGTCATCATCACCATCATTCCGCTCTGGCTCCTGCTCGTGAACGCCACCCGCTCCACCACCGAGATCCAGCAGGGACTGAGCATTCTGCCGAGTACGCATCTCATAGACAACTACCAAATCCTGCTCAGCAAAGGACTCAATGTCTCGAGAGGCTTTTCAAACAGCTTGTTCGTGGCATTGGCATCCACGGTTGTCACTGTGTACTTCTCCCTGTTGACCGCCTACGGCATCGTAGTGTATGAGTTCAAAGGAAAAAGATTCTTCAGCAACTTCATCGTCGTGCTGGTGATGATCCCCATGCAGCTCACCATCATCGGTTTCTTCCAATACATGTCCAGGCTCGGGCTGACGGATAACTACGCATCCCTGATCCTGCCATTGATCGCCAACGCAGGCGGCGTATTCTTCGGAAAGCAATATCTTGAGTCAATGGTCATTCAGGACCTGATCGACGCGGCGCGCATCGACGGCGCAAGCGAACTGAAGATCTTCCACAGCATCATGTTCCCGCTTGCCATGCCGGGAGCCGCCACGATGGGCATCTTTGCCTTCGTCGCTTCATGGAACAACTTCTTCAACGCCTTCATCCTGATCACCTCGCTGGACAAATACACCCTGCCGATGCTGGTCAAGACCCTGCGCGGCGATGTTTATCGCACGGAATATGGCGCGATCTATCTCGGACTTGCCCTCACAGTCGTGCCCGTCATCATCCTCTATGCGCTTTTCTCCCGCTACATCATCAGCGGTATCGCCATGGGCGCGGTCAAAGAATAA
- a CDS encoding response regulator transcription factor, with the protein MTNIKLMIADDHKLFREGIKALLAVTDDIEIVGEAEDGDAALKKVRELEPDVILMDINMPGLNGIRATEQILEKQPQMRIIMLTMLEDDASIFHAMRAGARGYLLKGADPQEVLSVIRAVAEGQALFGPAIATRLMNYFQELGTKPPLSPTATPFPELTERELEILRLIAQGLNNQEIAQKLVLSHKTVRNHITNIFSKLQVADRAQAIVRAREAGFK; encoded by the coding sequence ATGACGAATATCAAATTGATGATCGCCGATGACCACAAATTATTCCGCGAGGGAATCAAAGCCCTGCTTGCCGTCACCGATGACATTGAGATCGTTGGGGAGGCAGAAGATGGGGATGCCGCGCTAAAAAAAGTCCGTGAACTCGAGCCGGATGTCATTCTGATGGATATCAACATGCCGGGCTTGAACGGCATTCGAGCGACCGAGCAAATCCTGGAGAAACAGCCACAGATGCGCATTATCATGCTGACCATGCTCGAGGATGATGCCTCGATCTTCCACGCGATGCGGGCTGGTGCGCGAGGCTATTTGTTGAAAGGCGCAGACCCGCAGGAAGTGCTGAGCGTCATCCGGGCGGTGGCGGAGGGGCAGGCGTTATTTGGTCCGGCGATTGCCACGCGGTTGATGAATTACTTTCAAGAGTTGGGCACAAAACCACCACTATCGCCCACGGCTACACCCTTTCCCGAATTAACCGAACGCGAACTGGAAATTCTGCGTCTGATTGCGCAGGGACTCAACAATCAGGAGATCGCACAGAAGCTCGTGCTGAGCCACAAGACAGTTCGCAATCACATTACAAATATATTCAGCAAACTACAGGTGGCTGACCGCGCTCAGGCAATTGTTCGCGCACGAGAAGCGGGGTTCAAGTAG
- a CDS encoding sugar ABC transporter permease produces the protein MKLTGINRNYYGYLFIMPFIIGFLAFGLYPIYNTLALSFTDYTLMSRDGSFIGLRNFEVLFEDQLFMKALGNTWLLWMLNFIPQIGAALLISAWFTNIRLRIKAVGVWRAIFYLPNLIIPAVVAALFNSLFAFYGPINQFMVRSGFMPEAMHFLQNAVVTRGIVVFIQWWMWFGQTIIIVMAGMTSIPVHLYEAAMVDGASSGQMFRRITLPLLKPILIYIFVTSLVGGMQMFDIPYLLTDGRGAPSNSIMTNNILMYMKFASSRGHIGAASAVGVLVFIMTTVCALGIFFFMRDRDESTFDKSIRKWFGRKNGNGNGKG, from the coding sequence ATGAAGCTGACCGGGATCAATCGCAATTATTACGGCTATTTATTCATCATGCCGTTCATTATTGGATTTCTCGCCTTTGGCTTGTATCCCATCTACAACACTCTTGCATTGAGTTTTACCGACTATACGCTGATGTCGCGGGATGGCTCGTTCATCGGGCTGAGAAATTTCGAAGTCCTGTTCGAAGACCAGTTGTTCATGAAGGCGCTCGGGAACACATGGCTGTTATGGATGTTGAACTTCATCCCGCAGATCGGCGCTGCGCTGTTGATATCCGCCTGGTTCACAAATATCCGCCTGCGGATCAAGGCAGTCGGCGTATGGCGGGCTATCTTTTACCTGCCAAACCTCATCATCCCAGCCGTGGTGGCGGCGTTGTTCAACAGCCTGTTCGCCTTTTACGGACCGATCAATCAGTTCATGGTCAGGTCCGGCTTCATGCCGGAAGCCATGCATTTCCTGCAGAACGCCGTCGTAACACGCGGTATCGTGGTATTCATCCAATGGTGGATGTGGTTCGGGCAGACCATCATCATCGTCATGGCTGGCATGACGTCCATTCCGGTACACCTGTATGAAGCCGCCATGGTGGACGGTGCATCATCGGGGCAGATGTTTCGGCGGATCACGCTTCCGCTGCTTAAGCCCATCCTGATCTACATCTTCGTCACATCCCTCGTCGGCGGCATGCAGATGTTCGACATCCCCTACCTCCTCACGGACGGGAGAGGCGCGCCGAGCAATTCCATCATGACCAACAACATCCTCATGTACATGAAGTTCGCCAGCAGCCGCGGACACATCGGCGCCGCATCCGCGGTCGGCGTGTTGGTATTCATCATGACGACAGTTTGTGCGCTGGGCATCTTCTTTTTCATGCGTGATAGAGATGAATCGACTTTCGATAAATCCATACGGAAGTGGTTCGGCAGAAAGAATGGAAACGGAAATGGGAAAGGATAA
- a CDS encoding ABC transporter substrate-binding protein, with the protein MRKSIFVVLSLLVLASMLLAACGGSTPAPSTGGDSGSSTSGGGDAPADGKRVLKVWSFTNEIRTMAVAFEGFYPDVEVDVVYTMIPMTDGEYQTKLKAAIGTADAPDVVALEAAFVKEWVEADFLADLNDLLPLAEELGTFPAVIQVGSHDGVTKGFSYQATPGAFFYRRSMAQECLGTDDPDQVQAMVADIDKFVETAAKIKECNPDYFTVGTSGELFNPFLANRSQPWIVDGELVIDPMVVEYIEFAKLMRENGYESQAQQWTEGWFAGMSDSLVGADGNPKKVFSYFLPTWGLPYVLIPNSGDTGGDWAMINGPLAYQWGGTWVGAMKDSPNLDLAKEFIKFVALNEENLTNWATGVYTNEYLKAIDPTVPDDQAQAPGDFVSSQVVVEKITSTFDGSELYNWLGGQNNYEAFGQAAPRVNGSLLTGSDDAIQRALESQRDQYLNGEIDAATMWRQWLDLVRSEFPDLKLPEPPVQ; encoded by the coding sequence ATGCGTAAGTCAATCTTTGTAGTGCTGAGCCTGTTGGTTCTTGCAAGTATGCTGTTAGCCGCCTGTGGCGGAAGCACACCAGCGCCGTCCACCGGCGGTGATAGCGGCTCATCCACATCGGGTGGAGGAGATGCCCCTGCTGACGGTAAAAGAGTGCTGAAGGTGTGGTCTTTCACCAATGAAATCCGCACCATGGCTGTTGCGTTTGAAGGCTTCTATCCGGATGTGGAAGTGGACGTCGTCTACACCATGATCCCGATGACCGATGGCGAATACCAAACCAAGTTGAAGGCAGCCATTGGCACCGCTGATGCGCCTGATGTGGTCGCCTTGGAAGCCGCTTTTGTAAAAGAGTGGGTCGAGGCGGATTTTCTCGCCGACCTGAACGACCTCCTGCCCTTGGCAGAAGAATTAGGGACCTTCCCTGCCGTGATCCAAGTTGGTTCGCATGATGGCGTGACAAAAGGCTTCTCATACCAGGCAACCCCCGGCGCGTTCTTCTATCGCCGCAGCATGGCACAGGAATGCCTTGGAACCGACGACCCCGACCAGGTCCAGGCGATGGTTGCTGACATCGATAAATTCGTCGAAACCGCTGCCAAGATCAAAGAATGCAACCCCGATTACTTCACGGTCGGTACATCTGGTGAATTGTTCAACCCGTTCCTTGCCAACCGCTCCCAACCTTGGATCGTTGACGGCGAACTGGTGATCGACCCAATGGTAGTGGAATACATTGAGTTCGCCAAACTTATGCGCGAGAACGGATATGAGTCACAGGCTCAGCAGTGGACCGAAGGCTGGTTCGCCGGCATGAGTGACTCACTGGTCGGCGCCGACGGCAACCCCAAGAAAGTCTTCAGTTACTTCCTGCCGACCTGGGGTCTTCCCTACGTCCTGATCCCCAACTCCGGCGACACTGGCGGCGACTGGGCGATGATCAATGGACCCCTTGCCTATCAATGGGGCGGCACATGGGTGGGCGCAATGAAAGACAGCCCGAACCTTGACCTGGCAAAGGAATTCATCAAGTTCGTTGCACTCAATGAAGAGAACCTGACCAACTGGGCAACCGGCGTGTACACCAACGAATATCTGAAAGCCATCGATCCCACCGTGCCCGATGACCAGGCGCAGGCTCCCGGCGACTTTGTTTCCAGCCAGGTGGTGGTTGAGAAGATCACATCCACATTCGACGGCTCCGAACTATATAACTGGCTTGGCGGTCAGAACAACTATGAAGCATTTGGACAGGCGGCTCCGCGCGTCAACGGCTCCCTGCTCACTGGTTCTGACGATGCCATTCAGCGCGCGCTCGAAAGCCAGCGCGACCAGTACCTGAACGGCGAGATCGACGCAGCTACGATGTGGCGGCAGTGGCTGGATCTGGTCCGCAGTGAATTCCCCGACCTGAAACTTCCTGAACCGCCCGTACAGTAA
- a CDS encoding aldehyde ferredoxin oxidoreductase family protein, translating into MAGWSEKVLEIDLSTQTYKTYPLDMDMARLYIGGRGLGARLLWDLVGPGVDPLSPENVLIFTNGPLTGTGYQTSNRFSVTTKSPLTGTILDANSGGFWGMQFRKTGYDVMIVRGKSDKPVWIEIKNAAITFHDASDLWGMRVFALTEKLGQNNNKRNVLCIGPAGENLSRIAAIMNDRERALARGGPGAVMGSKNLKAIVVEGKDRPEIVDKDQFKFLLYEARKSLAQSPLTSQALPEFGTVVLMNIMNNVGALATRNHQQTQFEGAEAISGEELTDNYLVRNASCWACPIGCTRISRTEKVEGEGPEFESTWAFGAQCGIADLPAIIEANALCNDLGLDTISVGSTIACAMELSEKNFMDSELRFGRADQLAPTIEAIATRSDIGADLADGSLRLATKYGHPELSMSSKGLEMPAYDPRGMQGQGLLYATSNRGGCHMRGNMVGPEVLGAPKLIDRFQVQGKSSFVILHQNTAAAIDSLVLCKFTNYGVAEEYFARVLSAVTGIKYSTGDMIKVGERVWNLERLYNLREGFTNKDDTLPPRLLNEAPTDGPSKGWVVQLEPMLKEYYRGRGWDENGIPTKKKLAELDLEVLL; encoded by the coding sequence ATGGCTGGATGGTCTGAAAAAGTTTTGGAGATAGACCTAAGCACGCAGACGTACAAAACCTATCCGTTGGATATGGACATGGCGCGTTTATACATCGGCGGGCGCGGACTGGGCGCGCGGCTGCTATGGGATTTGGTCGGTCCCGGCGTCGACCCGCTTTCGCCCGAAAATGTGCTGATCTTTACGAACGGTCCGCTGACGGGGACGGGCTATCAAACCAGTAACCGTTTTTCGGTGACGACAAAAAGCCCGTTGACCGGAACGATCCTCGATGCGAACTCCGGCGGCTTCTGGGGTATGCAATTCAGGAAAACCGGCTACGATGTGATGATCGTGCGCGGGAAATCTGATAAACCCGTTTGGATCGAAATCAAGAACGCTGCGATCACTTTCCACGACGCAAGCGACTTATGGGGCATGCGCGTCTTCGCGCTGACGGAAAAACTCGGGCAGAATAACAACAAACGCAATGTGCTGTGCATCGGACCGGCTGGCGAGAACCTCAGCCGCATCGCCGCGATCATGAACGACCGCGAACGCGCGTTGGCACGCGGCGGTCCCGGCGCAGTGATGGGGTCGAAAAATCTCAAAGCCATCGTCGTCGAAGGCAAAGACCGCCCCGAGATCGTGGATAAGGATCAGTTCAAGTTTTTACTTTATGAAGCGCGCAAGTCGCTGGCGCAAAGTCCGCTTACGAGTCAGGCATTGCCCGAGTTCGGCACGGTCGTGCTGATGAACATCATGAACAATGTCGGTGCGTTGGCAACCCGCAACCATCAGCAGACCCAGTTCGAAGGCGCGGAGGCGATCTCCGGCGAAGAACTGACCGACAACTACCTCGTCAGGAACGCCTCGTGCTGGGCCTGTCCCATCGGCTGTACGCGCATCAGCCGCACCGAAAAGGTGGAAGGCGAGGGTCCCGAGTTCGAATCCACGTGGGCATTCGGCGCACAATGCGGCATCGCCGACCTACCCGCCATCATTGAAGCCAACGCGCTATGCAATGACCTGGGTTTGGATACCATCTCCGTCGGTTCGACGATTGCGTGCGCGATGGAACTCTCCGAAAAAAACTTCATGGATTCAGAACTCCGCTTCGGACGCGCCGACCAGCTGGCTCCCACCATCGAAGCGATTGCCACCCGAAGCGATATCGGCGCAGACCTTGCCGACGGCAGTCTGCGTCTGGCAACGAAGTACGGACATCCCGAGCTATCCATGTCATCGAAAGGACTCGAAATGCCTGCTTATGATCCGCGCGGCATGCAGGGACAGGGCTTGCTGTACGCCACATCGAATCGAGGCGGCTGTCACATGCGCGGCAACATGGTCGGTCCCGAAGTGCTGGGCGCGCCGAAGTTGATCGACCGCTTTCAGGTACAGGGCAAATCGAGTTTTGTGATCCTGCACCAGAACACCGCCGCCGCGATCGACTCGCTCGTCTTGTGCAAGTTCACCAACTACGGCGTGGCGGAGGAATACTTCGCACGCGTCCTTTCGGCAGTGACGGGCATCAAATATTCCACCGGCGACATGATAAAGGTCGGTGAGCGTGTATGGAATTTGGAACGTCTCTACAACTTGCGTGAGGGATTCACCAACAAGGACGATACGCTCCCGCCGCGTTTGTTGAACGAAGCGCCGACCGATGGTCCATCGAAGGGCTGGGTCGTGCAACTCGAACCCATGCTCAAGGAATACTATCGCGGACGCGGCTGGGACGAGAACGGTATCCCAACGAAGAAGAAACTGGCAGAATTGGATTTGGAGGTTTTGTTATGA
- a CDS encoding MoaD/ThiS family protein, which translates to MPTVKIFANLRKIAGTKELSAAGTTVGDVLNGLREQNPLLVEAILEDGTIRPHFVITINGHNALDLNTPVTEQDVIAIFPPIAGGS; encoded by the coding sequence ATGCCAACAGTAAAGATATTTGCCAACCTGCGCAAGATCGCAGGGACGAAGGAGTTGTCCGCAGCAGGGACAACCGTCGGAGATGTGTTGAACGGACTGCGGGAGCAGAATCCACTCCTCGTGGAAGCCATCCTTGAAGATGGCACAATCCGTCCACATTTTGTCATCACCATCAATGGACATAACGCACTTGACTTGAATACACCGGTCACCGAGCAGGATGTGATCGCAATTTTCCCGCCTATTGCAGGCGGATCATAG
- the galK gene encoding galactokinase: MQTNLIEHLSTIFREKFGHVPAHIARAPGRVNLLGEHVDYNDGFVLPAAIDRATYIAFSPTGAPHSTLWAADFDQQVSFSPETISTKSQVDSSPIPEWGLYPAGVMWSLMEETLPAFSMNAVFASDVPRGSGLSSSASVEMAFMLAWQTLGGWTLPPMQRALLGQKAENHYVGVNCGIMDQFASACGVENKLLLLDCRSLEWKTIPLPEHVSIVIADTTVRRKLTSGEYNKRRAACDEAVRLLQQDLPHIESLRDINAEEFDRLAKKLPGEIEKRARHVVEEIERSNQAEALLEAGNVQNFGRLMNECHVSLRDLYEVSCPELNVMVNIAQSIDGCYGARLTGAGFGGCTVNLVSQENAVEFSRTLAKGYELETGLPPEIYITRASNGAELLR; the protein is encoded by the coding sequence ATGCAAACGAATCTCATTGAACATCTCTCAACCATTTTCCGCGAGAAGTTCGGTCATGTACCCGCCCATATCGCTCGTGCGCCGGGACGCGTCAATCTTTTGGGCGAGCATGTGGATTACAACGACGGATTTGTCCTGCCCGCCGCCATTGACCGTGCGACGTACATCGCTTTCTCCCCAACCGGTGCGCCTCATTCCACTCTTTGGGCTGCAGATTTCGACCAGCAGGTTTCTTTTTCCCCCGAAACCATTTCAACCAAGTCCCAGGTTGACTCATCTCCCATACCGGAATGGGGGCTTTATCCGGCTGGGGTGATGTGGTCATTGATGGAGGAGACCCTGCCTGCTTTTTCCATGAATGCAGTCTTCGCTTCGGATGTGCCGCGGGGTTCAGGTTTAAGTTCGTCTGCTTCCGTCGAGATGGCGTTCATGCTTGCGTGGCAAACCCTTGGAGGCTGGACATTACCCCCCATGCAGCGCGCCTTGCTTGGTCAAAAAGCTGAAAACCACTATGTCGGCGTCAACTGCGGCATCATGGATCAGTTCGCGTCCGCGTGTGGAGTGGAAAATAAATTGCTTCTGCTCGATTGTCGTTCGTTGGAGTGGAAGACCATTCCTCTGCCGGAGCATGTCTCTATCGTCATTGCAGATACCACTGTGCGCCGTAAACTTACATCGGGCGAATATAACAAACGCCGAGCGGCATGCGATGAAGCAGTACGTTTGTTGCAGCAGGATTTGCCTCATATAGAGTCCCTGCGCGATATCAATGCCGAGGAATTCGATCGGTTGGCGAAAAAGCTTCCGGGGGAGATAGAGAAGAGAGCGCGTCATGTGGTGGAAGAGATTGAGAGGTCGAACCAGGCTGAGGCTTTGCTCGAAGCGGGGAATGTCCAAAACTTTGGAAGGCTGATGAATGAGTGCCACGTCAGTTTGCGTGATCTGTATGAAGTTTCATGCCCGGAATTGAATGTGATGGTGAATATCGCACAATCCATCGATGGCTGTTACGGTGCGCGCCTCACGGGCGCAGGTTTTGGAGGCTGCACGGTTAATCTGGTTTCGCAGGAAAACGCGGTCGAATTTTCAAGGACCCTGGCAAAAGGATACGAATTAGAAACGGGGCTCCCCCCTGAAATTTATATTACTCGTGCATCCAATGGGGCTGAGTTGTTAAGATAG
- a CDS encoding LacI family DNA-binding transcriptional regulator produces the protein MATRKRVVTIQDVAKTAGVSVSTVSRVLNGKVDVAGDTQKKILKVINRLGYTSNLAARSMRSRRNNLLGLVVPDIGFPYSQEVMKGINQAIAESSFDLLVYTTGDIHKTGTILHEQHYVSLLNNSITDGVIIVASAAAEFITDAPIIAVDPHIVNPNYPSVQGTNYHGAIEVMEYLLSLGHRRIGFICGRPEIGSAERRLKGYKDALKKAGIEIDEQLIAHEGDFSTKTGRLCALQLLELDEPPTAIFAANDQSAIGVLEAADEMGLRVPDNLSVVGFDNISEAKYFNLTTVDQFLSEMGYIATQMLIKMVNKEALDVHVHKVPTQLVKRGSCRALSKSNPG, from the coding sequence ATGGCGACCAGGAAACGTGTTGTAACTATTCAGGATGTAGCAAAAACAGCAGGGGTGTCTGTTTCTACGGTTTCGCGCGTTTTAAACGGTAAGGTGGATGTAGCAGGAGATACGCAGAAGAAGATCCTTAAGGTCATAAACAGGCTTGGATACACATCAAATCTTGCGGCACGGAGCATGCGCAGCCGCCGTAATAATCTGCTCGGGCTGGTGGTTCCGGATATCGGTTTCCCCTATTCACAGGAAGTCATGAAAGGCATCAACCAGGCAATTGCAGAATCATCATTCGATTTGCTCGTTTACACTACGGGGGATATTCATAAAACAGGCACCATCCTTCATGAACAACATTATGTTTCACTCCTGAATAATTCGATCACAGACGGCGTCATCATCGTCGCATCGGCTGCCGCCGAATTCATTACGGACGCCCCCATTATTGCGGTTGATCCACATATCGTTAATCCAAATTACCCATCCGTTCAGGGAACAAACTACCACGGCGCCATCGAAGTGATGGAATACCTGCTGAGTCTCGGGCACAGGCGCATCGGGTTTATTTGCGGTCGCCCCGAGATCGGAAGCGCGGAACGCCGTCTGAAGGGTTATAAGGATGCGTTGAAAAAGGCGGGCATCGAGATCGATGAGCAGTTAATCGCTCATGAGGGGGATTTCTCTACAAAGACCGGTCGTCTGTGTGCTTTACAGCTATTAGAGTTGGATGAACCACCCACCGCCATATTTGCCGCGAATGACCAATCCGCGATCGGTGTGCTTGAAGCTGCGGATGAAATGGGATTACGGGTCCCCGACAATCTTTCCGTTGTCGGGTTTGATAATATTTCAGAAGCAAAATACTTCAACCTGACCACTGTGGATCAATTCCTTTCGGAGATGGGATACATTGCCACCCAGATGCTGATCAAGATGGTAAATAAGGAGGCACTGGATGTGCATGTGCACAAGGTACCAACACAATTGGTCAAACGCGGTTCATGCCGGGCTTTATCCAAATCAAATCCGGGATAA
- a CDS encoding aldolase: protein MIDTRIYEQFRDIGRDLYTANMISSHAGNLSVRLGDKLVIKRRGAMLGQLKPHDLVETGIEKNDSGVALASSELLAHRTIYMSTPALAIVHCHPRTAIAFSLSRDEIVPIDNEAAYLLKKIPVVAEEFASGTPEMANKVANALKDYKIIMLRGHGSFATGQTLEEAFLWTSILEEACQIMLYAKLIDEPFIEYRKMSESYTKF, encoded by the coding sequence ATGATCGACACCCGCATTTACGAACAATTTCGCGATATTGGACGCGACCTGTATACCGCCAATATGATCTCCTCCCATGCAGGCAACCTGAGCGTCCGCCTCGGTGACAAACTGGTCATCAAACGGCGCGGCGCCATGCTGGGACAACTCAAACCGCACGATCTTGTGGAAACCGGCATAGAAAAAAACGACAGCGGTGTGGCATTGGCATCCTCCGAACTGCTCGCGCATCGCACCATCTACATGAGCACACCCGCGCTGGCGATCGTCCACTGTCACCCGCGCACCGCAATTGCTTTTTCCCTCTCGCGCGATGAGATCGTCCCGATTGATAACGAAGCCGCATATTTATTAAAGAAGATTCCCGTCGTCGCAGAGGAATTCGCATCCGGCACGCCTGAGATGGCGAACAAGGTCGCAAATGCGCTCAAAGATTACAAGATCATCATGCTGCGCGGACATGGCAGTTTCGCCACCGGTCAAACCCTTGAAGAAGCCTTCCTGTGGACATCCATTTTGGAAGAAGCCTGTCAGATCATGCTGTACGCGAAACTCATCGACGAACCGTTCATCGAATACCGCAAGATGAGCGAATCGTATACCAAGTTTTAG